In Methanosarcina barkeri MS, a single window of DNA contains:
- the ileS gene encoding isoleucine--tRNA ligase, protein MIKEITAKYNAEQIEKKITQLWKDSDAYRKTREHRKTGKRLFFVDGPPYTTGHIHLGTAWNKIIKDSILRYYSMNNRNILERPGWDMHGLPIEVKVEGVLGFKSKKDIESFGVENFIEKCKEFAINQKQEMTEQFQRLGVWMQWEAPYMTLKDDYIEAAWWTLKQASEKNLLDVGKRSVNWCPRCETAIADSEVEYAERTDPSIYVKFKIKGEENTFIVIWTTTPWTIPANVAVAVHPGFEYSKFRAIRQDGSDEILIAATDLIDNVLRQGRYVDYEVLETMLGEDLTKLEYESPVGDLVPVQNEIKHGIYLADYVTAENTGCVHIAPGHGMDDFNVGVKYNLPILCPVGPNGAYTEEAGEYAGKNVREANPIVIEDLRKRNRLLAEGTVTHRYGHCWRCKTPIIYLATEQWFLKVTEIKDKMLEALDAVDWYPEWAGSARFRTWVEGARDWCISRQRYWGMPIPVWKCKKCGKLEVIGTKAELLEKSGACGDVELHRPYVDKLTIPCECGGEKKRVEDVFDVWFDSAVASWATLKFPQTREQFDEWWPADFITEGHDQTRGWFYSQLGASMVGFGRAPYKSVLMHGFTLDAGGKKMSKSLGNVVSPIDVIDKYGADTLRAYVLSSSAPWDDLKFNQEEVENVHRSINILWNVFRFPLPYMALDNFDPLKVSLDSVKDALREEDRWILSRVQSVVKAVDEAMSGYFLHKAVREILEFTLEDLSRWYIQLIRPRTWTEADDPDKLAAYCVLYEVYVTLTKLISPFMPYLAEEMYQNLIRNVDPNALESVHMCDWPKVNEAYLDPELEAAMSTARSIVEAASNARQKAGRKLRWPVSRIVVSPENEDVAKAVERLRSVLMDQTNSKAIVLTPVGESWDELGLEVIPDPSKIGPVFKKDAGKVIPALRKVDGFALKKAFAEAGEFELSLADGTTVTATPGMANFKETLPGGTASAEFDAGLVYVDANLTPELEAEGYAREVIRRLQDMRKELDLVVDENILVSVRIEDERVLRLVETLKDLIAEEVRADILNLGSDVDVSGALIKDWDVEGIAMKMGIAKK, encoded by the coding sequence ATGATAAAAGAAATCACTGCTAAGTATAACGCAGAGCAAATTGAAAAAAAGATCACACAGCTCTGGAAAGATAGCGATGCTTATCGAAAGACCAGAGAGCACCGCAAGACTGGAAAAAGACTTTTTTTTGTTGACGGCCCCCCATATACGACCGGACATATCCACTTGGGAACTGCCTGGAATAAGATCATTAAAGATTCCATTCTTCGCTATTACTCCATGAATAACCGTAATATTCTCGAGCGTCCTGGCTGGGATATGCACGGTCTGCCGATTGAAGTCAAAGTTGAAGGCGTGCTCGGCTTCAAATCCAAAAAGGACATTGAGAGCTTCGGGGTAGAGAATTTTATCGAGAAATGTAAGGAATTTGCTATCAACCAGAAGCAGGAAATGACTGAACAGTTCCAGAGGCTAGGGGTCTGGATGCAATGGGAAGCTCCCTATATGACCTTAAAAGACGATTATATTGAAGCTGCCTGGTGGACCCTCAAGCAAGCCAGTGAGAAAAACCTTCTGGATGTGGGCAAACGTTCAGTCAACTGGTGCCCTCGCTGTGAGACTGCAATTGCAGATTCCGAGGTCGAATATGCCGAAAGGACCGACCCTTCAATCTATGTGAAGTTTAAGATCAAAGGTGAGGAAAATACCTTCATAGTCATCTGGACAACAACCCCCTGGACAATTCCCGCAAACGTAGCTGTAGCCGTACATCCTGGTTTTGAATATTCTAAATTCAGGGCAATCAGGCAGGACGGCTCTGATGAGATCTTGATTGCAGCTACCGACCTGATTGATAATGTCCTTAGACAGGGCAGGTATGTTGACTACGAAGTACTTGAGACAATGCTTGGGGAAGACCTGACGAAACTTGAGTACGAAAGCCCTGTTGGAGATCTTGTGCCTGTGCAGAATGAAATAAAGCATGGCATTTATCTTGCCGATTACGTAACTGCAGAAAACACAGGCTGTGTACATATTGCCCCAGGGCATGGTATGGACGATTTTAACGTTGGCGTGAAGTATAACCTTCCAATCCTCTGCCCTGTGGGTCCGAACGGTGCCTATACTGAAGAAGCCGGGGAATATGCGGGCAAAAACGTCAGGGAAGCAAACCCGATTGTTATTGAAGACCTGAGAAAACGCAACAGACTGCTTGCAGAAGGAACTGTTACGCACAGGTACGGGCACTGCTGGCGCTGCAAAACTCCTATAATCTACCTTGCAACCGAACAGTGGTTCCTCAAGGTTACAGAAATAAAGGACAAAATGCTTGAGGCACTTGATGCTGTAGACTGGTACCCTGAATGGGCAGGTTCAGCCAGATTCAGGACCTGGGTCGAAGGCGCAAGAGACTGGTGCATTTCCAGGCAGCGTTACTGGGGAATGCCAATTCCGGTCTGGAAGTGCAAGAAATGCGGAAAACTTGAGGTAATAGGAACCAAAGCCGAACTGCTAGAAAAATCCGGAGCATGCGGTGATGTCGAACTTCACCGTCCCTATGTGGATAAACTAACTATTCCCTGTGAGTGCGGTGGAGAGAAAAAGCGTGTTGAAGATGTTTTCGATGTCTGGTTTGATTCGGCTGTCGCTTCCTGGGCTACCCTGAAGTTCCCGCAGACCAGGGAACAGTTCGACGAATGGTGGCCTGCTGACTTTATCACTGAAGGACATGACCAGACACGCGGCTGGTTCTATTCCCAGCTCGGAGCAAGCATGGTGGGCTTCGGACGAGCTCCTTACAAGAGTGTGCTCATGCATGGCTTTACGCTTGATGCAGGCGGAAAGAAGATGTCCAAAAGCCTTGGAAACGTGGTTTCCCCGATTGATGTAATCGACAAGTATGGGGCTGATACTCTGCGTGCCTATGTGCTTTCCTCAAGTGCACCCTGGGATGACCTTAAGTTCAACCAGGAAGAAGTGGAAAACGTCCACCGTTCGATCAATATTCTCTGGAACGTTTTCAGGTTCCCGCTGCCTTATATGGCACTCGATAATTTTGATCCGCTTAAGGTCAGCCTTGATTCCGTAAAAGACGCGCTCAGGGAGGAGGACAGGTGGATTCTCTCAAGAGTTCAGTCTGTTGTTAAGGCTGTAGATGAAGCAATGAGCGGGTACTTCCTGCATAAGGCAGTGCGTGAGATTCTTGAATTTACTCTGGAAGACCTCTCCCGCTGGTATATACAGCTTATCCGCCCAAGGACCTGGACCGAAGCCGATGATCCTGATAAGCTTGCAGCTTACTGCGTGCTTTATGAAGTCTACGTAACCCTTACAAAATTGATCTCTCCTTTTATGCCTTACCTGGCTGAAGAGATGTATCAGAACCTGATCAGAAATGTAGACCCGAATGCACTGGAATCGGTTCATATGTGCGATTGGCCAAAAGTCAATGAAGCTTATCTTGACCCTGAACTCGAAGCTGCTATGAGTACTGCGCGTTCAATAGTGGAAGCCGCTTCAAACGCTCGCCAGAAGGCAGGAAGAAAGCTCAGATGGCCTGTTTCCCGAATAGTTGTTTCCCCTGAAAATGAGGACGTAGCAAAGGCTGTAGAGAGACTGCGCTCAGTCCTTATGGATCAGACAAATTCCAAGGCAATTGTCCTGACGCCCGTTGGCGAGAGCTGGGATGAACTCGGGCTTGAAGTAATCCCTGATCCGAGCAAAATAGGCCCTGTGTTTAAGAAGGATGCAGGAAAAGTCATTCCTGCCTTGCGAAAGGTTGACGGTTTTGCTTTGAAAAAAGCCTTTGCCGAAGCTGGCGAGTTTGAACTCTCTCTTGCAGACGGAACAACGGTTACAGCTACTCCGGGCATGGCAAACTTCAAAGAAACCCTGCCAGGAGGGACTGCAAGTGCAGAGTTCGATGCAGGTCTTGTCTATGTGGACGCAAACCTGACTCCAGAACTGGAAGCTGAAGGATATGCAAGGGAAGTAATTCGCAGGCTTCAGGATATGCGGAAGGAACTTGACCTTGTAGTGGACGAAAACATCCTTGTCTCGGTCCGGATCGAAGATGAAAGAGTCCTGAGACTTGTTGAAACACTAAAGGATCTGATTGCAGAAGAGGTAAGAGCCGATATCCTTAACCTTGGCAGTGATGTCGATGTTTCCGGAGCCCTTATAAAGGATTGGGATGTCGAAGGCATTGCCATGAAGATGGGTATTGCAAAGAAATAA
- a CDS encoding 6-hydroxymethylpterin diphosphokinase MptE-like protein, with protein MDFATWEPIYERILEDFGFDRTGDEKAAFFLSYMLTEENTISLSELKAIISGNPVLVCGNAPGLRNDLSEINFSAFTVIAADGAAAVLMDMGIVPEVICTDLDGNSEADIEKEILACEKGSIVLIHAHGDNIDKLEKYVPRFKRFIATTQAGPFNEVYNFGGFSDGDRCFFVAREFGAQKIRLAGFDFEDNDVNPIKKKKLKWAKKLMGT; from the coding sequence ATGGATTTTGCTACCTGGGAACCGATTTACGAACGAATCCTTGAGGATTTCGGATTTGACCGAACAGGTGATGAAAAGGCAGCTTTTTTCCTTTCCTACATGTTGACAGAAGAAAACACGATCAGCTTATCTGAGCTCAAAGCAATAATTTCCGGAAATCCTGTCCTTGTCTGCGGAAACGCTCCAGGGCTCAGGAATGACCTTTCGGAAATCAATTTTTCTGCTTTTACGGTAATTGCAGCCGACGGAGCCGCTGCTGTACTAATGGATATGGGCATTGTGCCTGAAGTCATCTGTACCGACCTTGATGGCAATTCAGAAGCTGATATCGAAAAAGAGATACTTGCCTGTGAAAAGGGCTCGATAGTCCTTATTCACGCGCATGGGGACAATATTGATAAGCTTGAAAAATATGTTCCCCGCTTTAAGCGATTTATTGCAACTACCCAGGCAGGACCTTTTAACGAAGTCTATAATTTTGGAGGCTTCAGTGATGGAGACAGATGCTTTTTTGTAGCCAGGGAATTTGGAGCTCAAAAAATTAGGCTAGCAGGTTTTGATTTTGAAGATAACGATGTAAACCCGATTAAGAAAAAGAAATTGAAATGGGCAAAGAAATTAATGGGGACCTGA
- a CDS encoding inorganic diphosphatase: MTERQVESVIVEIPKGSRNKFEYDKEKRLIKFDRMLSSSMVYPSDYGFFPDTLSLDGDPLDAMVLTWEPTFPGCVIDVYLVALFDMEDYKGRDQKILCVPKNDPMWNYIESVDQVPPHLFKEITHFFQTYKNLDKKQVKVIGWKSLETAITVLQEAKDRYAAQKK, from the coding sequence ATGACTGAAAGACAGGTCGAAAGCGTAATTGTTGAAATTCCAAAAGGGAGCCGGAACAAATTCGAATATGATAAGGAAAAGAGACTGATAAAATTCGACAGAATGCTTTCTTCTTCAATGGTATATCCCTCGGATTATGGTTTTTTCCCAGACACGCTATCCCTTGATGGTGACCCTTTAGATGCTATGGTTTTAACGTGGGAACCCACATTTCCGGGTTGTGTAATCGATGTCTATCTTGTAGCGTTATTTGACATGGAAGATTATAAAGGAAGAGATCAAAAAATCCTATGCGTTCCAAAGAATGATCCTATGTGGAATTATATTGAGTCAGTCGATCAGGTCCCGCCTCATTTATTTAAGGAAATTACTCATTTCTTCCAAACTTATAAGAACTTAGATAAAAAACAAGTGAAAGTTATCGGTTGGAAAAGCCTCGAAACAGCAATCACTGTACTTCAGGAAGCTAAAGATCGATATGCTGCACAGAAAAAATAA
- a CDS encoding PocR ligand-binding domain-containing protein has translation MEQFQENSPNPVISVGKDGTILYSNEASEPLLHEWGVTIVERLPSSILDIVQKVITQNYPEKMEVKVGKGVYLIVFCPLSDQEYVNIYGFDISSHKDFEEKIPGSEARGVEKLKLADILDIPSIQSLMDDLYELTHITTALIDLKGNVFVIAGGQEICSKSYRVHPETCKYCIESDTKLSLGAAPGEFKIYRCKNNIWNVATPLIVEGQHVGNIFSGYFFFEDEAPEYDFFQSQAKKYGFNEDEYIAEFEKIPRLSRKTVNKYMSFFMKLANMISQLSHSNFKLAKSLKEREILVDKLEKSREDLDRAQIVGNIGSWRLDILKNELTWSDENYRIFGIPKDTHLTYETFISKVHPDDRKYVDKEWIAQLKGRPYDIEYRIVVDGKIKWVRKRAYFEFDKNGEVIGGFGITQDITERKKAEESLRLAHNNLEAKIKERTFELEKAYKSLMEEKRRLSEAQKIAHIGNWDWNITTGEIYWSDEMCRIFGHFSKRLFYTHSELLSYVHPEDRNYVDNAVKNTLSGKSFSIDHRIISADGEERIIHAQGEVVYDGNKNPIRIRGIVQDITEHKKVEEKIRILADVVESSSDAIVTESLEGTITSWNKGAEQIYGYSAEEALGKNVSIVELDNFKGDITKLIEKVKHGEKIQRYKTVRLKKDGRLINVSVTYSPVFDASGKLIAVSAIGRDITEQVNAERLLAKAEDARKKEIHHRIKNNLQVISSLLDLQAEKFRSRESTEDSEVLNAFIESQDRVMSIALIHEELHEGRGNDTINFSSYIKRLVENLFQTYRVGNVNTSLNIELEENIFFNMDVAVPLGIIINELVSNSLKYAFLGRDNGKIQIKLCRKDSAEYASKDQESIKESYNGTDFVLIISDNGLGITEDFNLEDSNSLGLQLVKTLVDQLDGEVELKRDSGTEFCIRFTEPVQN, from the coding sequence ATGGAGCAATTTCAGGAGAATAGTCCGAATCCTGTAATCAGTGTTGGAAAAGATGGTACGATTCTTTACTCAAACGAGGCTAGTGAACCCTTATTACATGAATGGGGCGTGACAATAGTAGAAAGACTGCCTTCAAGTATCTTAGATATTGTGCAAAAAGTAATTACCCAGAATTATCCAGAAAAAATGGAAGTTAAAGTTGGAAAAGGAGTCTATTTGATTGTTTTTTGTCCCTTATCAGATCAAGAATATGTAAATATTTATGGATTCGATATAAGTAGTCATAAAGATTTTGAAGAAAAAATCCCGGGAAGTGAAGCTAGGGGGGTTGAAAAACTTAAGCTGGCTGATATTCTTGATATTCCATCGATCCAGTCTCTCATGGATGACTTATATGAACTTACTCACATTACCACAGCTCTGATTGATCTCAAAGGTAATGTTTTTGTAATTGCTGGGGGGCAAGAGATTTGCTCAAAATCCTACAGGGTTCATCCTGAAACCTGCAAGTACTGCATAGAAAGTGATACAAAATTGTCTCTGGGCGCTGCCCCCGGAGAATTTAAGATATACAGGTGCAAGAATAATATATGGAATGTCGCAACTCCCCTCATTGTGGAAGGTCAGCACGTAGGCAATATTTTTTCAGGCTATTTCTTTTTTGAAGACGAGGCTCCTGAATATGACTTTTTCCAATCCCAGGCTAAAAAATACGGCTTCAATGAGGATGAGTATATAGCAGAGTTTGAGAAAATTCCAAGGCTGAGTAGAAAAACTGTAAACAAATATATGTCCTTCTTCATGAAACTTGCCAACATGATCTCACAACTGAGCCACAGTAACTTCAAACTTGCCAAATCACTGAAAGAACGTGAGATTCTTGTGGATAAGCTAGAGAAAAGCAGGGAAGATCTTGATCGTGCTCAAATAGTAGGAAATATCGGAAGCTGGCGTCTGGATATTCTTAAAAACGAATTGACATGGTCTGACGAGAATTACCGTATCTTTGGCATCCCAAAAGACACTCATCTGACTTATGAAACCTTCATTTCTAAAGTCCATCCGGATGATAGGAAATATGTTGATAAAGAATGGATAGCCCAATTAAAGGGCAGACCATATGACATAGAATATCGCATTGTCGTGGATGGTAAGATCAAGTGGGTGCGTAAGAGGGCATATTTTGAATTTGACAAAAACGGAGAGGTTATCGGTGGTTTCGGCATAACACAGGATATAACTGAGCGTAAAAAAGCAGAAGAATCCCTTAGACTAGCACATAATAATTTAGAAGCAAAAATCAAAGAGCGTACATTTGAGCTTGAAAAGGCTTATAAATCATTGATGGAAGAAAAAAGAAGACTTTCTGAAGCTCAAAAAATAGCTCATATTGGGAACTGGGACTGGAATATTACAACCGGTGAAATTTACTGGTCTGATGAGATGTGTCGTATTTTTGGGCATTTTTCTAAAAGGTTGTTTTATACACACAGTGAACTTTTAAGCTATGTGCATCCCGAAGATCGAAACTATGTGGATAATGCCGTTAAAAATACTTTAAGTGGTAAGTCCTTTAGCATTGATCACAGGATTATCTCAGCTGATGGAGAAGAGCGTATAATCCATGCACAGGGTGAAGTTGTTTATGATGGAAATAAAAACCCAATTCGAATAAGAGGAATAGTTCAGGACATCACCGAACATAAGAAAGTCGAGGAGAAGATCAGGATATTAGCGGATGTTGTGGAATCATCAAGTGATGCTATTGTAACTGAATCTCTCGAAGGTACTATTACAAGCTGGAATAAAGGAGCAGAGCAGATTTATGGTTATTCGGCTGAAGAAGCTCTGGGTAAAAATGTCTCTATCGTTGAACTGGATAATTTTAAAGGAGACATAACCAAATTAATTGAAAAAGTTAAGCACGGAGAAAAAATCCAGCGTTATAAAACTGTAAGGTTAAAAAAGGATGGTAGACTAATAAATGTTTCAGTAACTTATTCTCCTGTTTTTGACGCTTCTGGAAAGCTAATTGCTGTCTCAGCTATTGGTAGAGATATTACTGAGCAGGTCAATGCGGAAAGACTTCTGGCAAAAGCCGAAGATGCCCGAAAAAAAGAAATTCATCATAGAATTAAAAATAATCTGCAAGTGATTTCTTCCCTTCTTGATCTACAGGCTGAAAAGTTCAGAAGCAGAGAATCTACTGAAGATTCTGAAGTTCTGAACGCTTTCATCGAAAGCCAGGACAGAGTGATGTCAATTGCTCTTATCCATGAAGAGCTGCATGAAGGCAGAGGAAACGATACAATAAACTTCTCGTCGTATATTAAAAGGCTTGTTGAAAATCTCTTTCAGACTTATAGAGTTGGGAATGTTAACACGAGCCTGAATATTGAACTTGAAGAAAATATTTTCTTTAATATGGATGTTGCTGTCCCACTAGGAATAATCATTAACGAACTCGTATCAAATTCCCTGAAGTACGCATTTTTAGGCAGAGATAACGGAAAAATCCAAATCAAACTTTGTAGGAAAGACTCTGCAGAATACGCAAGTAAAGATCAGGAAAGCATAAAAGAAAGTTATAATGGCACCGATTTTGTATTAATAATCTCGGATAACGGGCTTGGTATTACTGAAGATTTCAATTTAGAAGATTCCAATTCTCTTGGATTACAGTTAGTGAAAACCCTGGTAGATCAGTTAGATGGCGAAGTTGAGTTAAAAAGAGATTCAGGAACTGAATTCTGTATAAGGTTTACAGAACCAGTACAAAACTGA
- a CDS encoding MarC family protein: MITENLGFLIHVFTIIFVVVNPISGVVTFISLTSKVMDEKKNEIAKKSAILACVIALFFAIAGNIILNLFNISVDSLRVAGGLLLFSIAFDMMHAKISKGRITEEEISHSQEREDIWIFPISLPLLTGPGTISTVIVLMGGTEAVMQKIIILVSIIMTFLICYYIFQFSRVIHKLIGYNGMLVFTRLMGLLLAALAVDLTVKGIINIYQLTV, from the coding sequence GTGATAACCGAAAACCTCGGGTTTTTAATCCATGTTTTCACAATTATCTTCGTCGTTGTCAACCCTATCAGTGGAGTGGTAACTTTTATCTCTTTGACCAGCAAGGTGATGGATGAGAAAAAAAACGAAATCGCAAAAAAGTCAGCCATACTTGCGTGCGTAATTGCCCTATTTTTTGCAATTGCAGGAAATATCATACTTAACCTGTTCAACATTAGCGTGGATTCGCTGCGGGTTGCAGGAGGACTCCTGCTTTTCAGCATTGCTTTTGATATGATGCATGCTAAAATCTCAAAGGGGAGGATTACTGAAGAAGAGATCTCTCACTCTCAGGAAAGGGAAGACATCTGGATCTTCCCGATAAGCCTTCCACTTCTGACAGGACCAGGTACGATCAGTACAGTGATTGTCTTGATGGGGGGAACGGAAGCAGTTATGCAAAAAATAATAATTCTTGTATCAATCATAATGACATTCCTTATCTGCTATTACATCTTCCAATTCTCAAGGGTGATTCATAAGCTTATAGGGTATAATGGGATGCTGGTCTTTACAAGGCTGATGGGACTTTTGCTTGCTGCTCTTGCAGTGGATTTAACTGTTAAAGGTATAATAAATATATACCAGTTAACAGTTTAA
- a CDS encoding type II/IV secretion system ATPase subunit has product MNIKAKLQDAVNALNYGSLSVPDKKEEETCSYRIKQTKSRKTIVINCRDCDCGSSLNDIYCRKNILGILQKEVKADCLVLSRLYERDYEGEALSLLYTLAGFEGIITAYESVEKVPKDCTLPEKKACELERKEIIASFAKTVETDPLKARMEIKRFIQGKMLNKTSEKATRKITEKASGRTIYKISEKVPEKSLEILPICKACSEHFYQMLYEIEEKLSSFPEVSLIKKSETWFLSKRPVENSEKGIGKTIEKTIGKVTGSLIKDTSGEATLAKISRHFPFMASAIRKEKMEKNKYVVDELFDYENGIRPHVRPPFSSSRVYADVPENTEFLECYDIDNREGRKLEVSIYRYIDRPEKFYMIRPPEYNLREEDLKLLEKVRMRMIHHRPKDLVFTDPAVAREYFRRMAKTLLEEELLASGEACSPNELESYADLLARYTNGLGIVEDLLSDARITDVYINAPADKNPVHVVLEGEECVSNVFLSQDDLDALVSRFRIISGRPFGEAVPVLELNLEAFGVRVSVIGDPLSSSGLAYAFRKHSLSPWTLPKLINTGSVSPYAAGLLSFLMDGQASVLVAGEVGAGKTSLLSAMLLEIPQKYRILTIEDTPELPIEKLQSLGWKVQGMSSQSSVLKSGAEMSPETALRAALRLGNSALVLGEVRGEEVKVLYEAMQVGKAGNSVIGTIHGSSTVNVYERIVHTLGVPPASFKATDAVIICSGIRLEGSMKKLKRVSRIAETTSAVIDNSEPSDIFTDIMKYDASQDCLLAGKALEQGQSELIEKIARKWGISIDRALKGIELRARIKEKIAVEGLKKPFLLEAEAVSQANNMFWLLSDSMKKDKPYENEYANGNNSSNNSSNNSSNNSVGNSANNPAGNYAADSEAGCRDDMEPLYKQWETWFENFAKKRSGTGK; this is encoded by the coding sequence TTGAATATAAAGGCAAAACTTCAGGATGCTGTCAATGCCCTTAATTATGGCAGTCTTTCTGTACCGGACAAAAAAGAAGAAGAAACCTGCTCTTACCGGATAAAGCAGACGAAAAGCCGGAAAACCATTGTTATCAATTGCAGAGATTGTGATTGTGGGTCTTCCCTTAACGATATCTACTGCAGAAAAAATATTCTCGGCATCCTGCAAAAAGAGGTTAAGGCTGACTGTCTGGTACTCTCAAGGTTGTATGAGAGAGATTACGAAGGGGAAGCCCTGTCTTTACTTTATACTCTTGCAGGTTTTGAAGGGATCATAACAGCATATGAAAGCGTGGAAAAAGTGCCCAAAGACTGTACTTTGCCTGAAAAGAAAGCTTGCGAACTGGAGAGAAAAGAGATAATTGCTTCTTTTGCTAAAACCGTAGAAACTGATCCTTTAAAAGCCAGGATGGAAATAAAGCGATTTATTCAGGGAAAAATGCTGAATAAAACTTCAGAAAAGGCTACAAGGAAAATTACAGAGAAAGCTTCAGGACGAACTATTTATAAAATCTCAGAAAAAGTTCCAGAAAAAAGTTTGGAAATTCTTCCGATTTGCAAAGCTTGTTCCGAGCATTTTTATCAGATGCTTTATGAAATTGAAGAAAAACTATCCAGTTTTCCTGAAGTTTCTCTTATTAAAAAATCCGAAACTTGGTTTTTATCAAAAAGACCCGTAGAAAATTCTGAAAAAGGAATTGGTAAGACAATCGAAAAAACAATTGGAAAAGTAACAGGAAGCCTGATAAAGGACACATCAGGAGAAGCAACCCTGGCAAAAATCTCCAGACATTTTCCGTTTATGGCAAGTGCAATCCGGAAGGAAAAAATGGAGAAAAATAAATACGTTGTGGACGAGCTTTTCGACTACGAAAACGGCATCAGACCTCATGTTCGACCCCCTTTTTCTAGCTCAAGGGTCTATGCAGATGTGCCTGAAAATACCGAATTTCTTGAGTGCTACGATATAGACAACAGGGAAGGTAGGAAACTTGAGGTTTCGATTTATCGCTACATTGACAGGCCGGAAAAATTTTACATGATCCGGCCTCCTGAGTATAATCTTAGGGAGGAAGACCTCAAGCTGCTTGAAAAAGTCCGGATGCGAATGATCCATCACAGGCCAAAAGACCTTGTCTTTACAGATCCGGCTGTAGCCAGGGAATATTTCAGGCGCATGGCAAAAACGCTTCTTGAAGAAGAATTGCTCGCAAGTGGGGAAGCCTGTAGCCCTAATGAACTGGAAAGTTATGCTGACCTACTTGCAAGGTATACTAACGGGCTAGGGATAGTGGAAGACCTGCTTTCTGATGCCAGGATCACAGATGTATATATCAATGCCCCTGCCGACAAAAATCCTGTCCACGTTGTGCTGGAGGGAGAAGAATGCGTAAGCAATGTTTTTCTTTCGCAGGACGACCTCGATGCCTTGGTCTCCAGGTTCAGGATCATCAGCGGCAGGCCCTTTGGAGAAGCGGTTCCTGTGCTGGAACTTAACCTTGAGGCTTTCGGAGTAAGGGTTTCGGTAATAGGAGACCCTCTCAGTTCAAGTGGGCTTGCCTATGCCTTCCGAAAGCATTCCCTTTCACCCTGGACCCTGCCTAAACTGATCAATACAGGTTCGGTTTCTCCATATGCAGCCGGGCTTTTAAGCTTTCTTATGGACGGGCAGGCTTCAGTTCTGGTCGCAGGAGAAGTTGGGGCCGGAAAAACCTCCCTGCTATCTGCCATGCTGCTTGAGATCCCGCAGAAATACAGGATTCTTACAATTGAAGACACCCCTGAGCTCCCTATCGAAAAACTTCAGAGTCTGGGCTGGAAAGTTCAGGGTATGAGTTCACAATCCTCAGTTTTGAAATCAGGAGCCGAAATGAGCCCTGAAACAGCGCTTCGAGCAGCTCTGCGCCTTGGAAATTCCGCCCTGGTGCTTGGAGAAGTCCGGGGGGAAGAAGTAAAAGTACTCTACGAAGCCATGCAGGTCGGAAAAGCCGGAAACTCGGTTATCGGGACCATTCATGGCTCGTCCACGGTAAACGTATACGAGAGAATCGTGCACACCCTTGGGGTTCCTCCGGCGTCGTTTAAGGCTACGGACGCCGTAATTATTTGCTCAGGTATAAGGCTTGAGGGCAGCATGAAAAAACTAAAACGAGTGAGCCGTATCGCAGAAACAACCAGTGCCGTGATCGATAATTCCGAGCCTTCGGATATCTTTACGGACATAATGAAATATGATGCCTCTCAGGACTGCCTGCTTGCAGGAAAGGCTCTGGAACAGGGACAATCCGAACTTATAGAAAAGATTGCCAGAAAATGGGGAATTTCCATAGATAGGGCTTTAAAAGGTATCGAACTTCGCGCAAGGATAAAAGAAAAAATCGCAGTTGAAGGGCTAAAAAAACCTTTCCTGCTGGAAGCCGAAGCCGTTAGCCAGGCAAACAACATGTTCTGGCTGCTTTCAGATTCTATGAAGAAAGACAAACCGTATGAGAATGAATATGCAAATGGAAATAATTCTTCAAATAATTCTTCAAATAATTCTTCAAATAATTCTGTAGGGAACTCTGCAAATAATCCTGCAGGTAATTATGCAGCTGATTCGGAAGCCGGCTGCAGGGACGACATGGAACCTCTTTATAAACAGTGGGAAACCTGGTTTGAGAACTTTGCCAAAAAACGTTCGGGTACAGGAAAATAG